The Oncorhynchus tshawytscha isolate Ot180627B linkage group LG20, Otsh_v2.0, whole genome shotgun sequence genome has a window encoding:
- the LOC121840180 gene encoding heat shock protein 30-like, which yields MLCSRGFQSSLSPLMDFYWPVRSLWPEVRPLLSQRDLLQRNLLEVKSSLELMAKLQQQIFEELDNVPSSLTIQPVSYKHDKDGEGFALTLDTKDFSPEELSVKQVGRKLRVSGKTEKKLDDGEGSYSYRCQEFRQEFDLPEKVNPETVTCSLAHDGKLHIQAPKNTLSGEEEVAERVVPINCSLDVKTPQFLSKTEGSITDTQKKQENTISKRTDFYFTG from the coding sequence ATGCTGTGTTCCCGAGGATTCCAGTCTTCCCTCAGCCCATTGATGGACTTCTACTGGCCTGTGCGCAGTCTATGGCCAGAGGTCCGACCTCTTCTCAGCCAGCGGGATCTACTGCAGAGAAACCTGCTAGAAGTCAAGAGCAGTCTGGAGCTGATGGCAAAACTCCAGCAGCAGATCTTTGAAGAGTTGGACAATGTTCCATCCTCTTTGACCATCCAACCAGTCTCCTACAAGCATGATAAAGATGGAGAGGGCTTTGCCCTGACACTGGACACTAAAGACTTTTCCCCAGAGGAGCTGTCTGTCAAGCAGGTGGGCAGGAAGCTGAGAGTCAGTGGGAAGACAGAGAAGAAGCTGGATGATGGGGAAGGCTCCTACTCTTACAGATGCCAAGAGTTCAGACAAGAGTTTGATCTGCCTGAAAAGGTGAATCCTGAGACAGTCACCTGCTCCCTGGCTCATGACGGGAAACTCCACATTCAGGCACCAAAGAATACATTATCTGGCGAGGAGGAGGTGGCAGAGAGAGTGGTGCCCATCAACTGTAGCCTGGATGTGAAAACCCCACAATTCCTGTCAAAGACAGAGGGAAGCATCACCGACACACAGAAGAAACAAGAGAACACCATTTCAAAGAGGACTGATTTTTATTTCACTGGATGA
- the LOC121840185 gene encoding heat shock protein 30, producing the protein MLCSRGFQSSLSPLMDFYWPVRSLWPEVRPLLSQRDLLQRNLLEVKSSLELMAKLQQQIFEELDNVPSSLTIQPVSYKHDKDGEGFALTLDTKDFSPEELSVKQVGRKLRVSGKTEKKLDDGEGSYSYRCQEFRQEFDLPEKVNPETVTCSLAHDGKLHIQAPKNTLSGEEEVAERVVPINCSLDVKTPQFLSKTEGSITDTQKKQENTISKED; encoded by the coding sequence ATGCTGTGTTCCCGAGGATTCCAGTCTTCCCTCAGCCCATTGATGGACTTCTACTGGCCTGTGCGCAGTCTATGGCCAGAGGTCCGACCTCTTCTCAGCCAGCGGGATCTACTGCAGAGAAACCTGCTAGAAGTCAAGAGCAGTCTGGAGCTGATGGCAAAACTCCAGCAGCAGATCTTTGAAGAGTTGGACAATGTTCCATCCTCTTTGACCATCCAACCAGTCTCCTACAAGCATGATAAAGATGGAGAGGGCTTTGCCCTGACACTGGACACTAAAGACTTTTCCCCAGAGGAGCTGTCTGTCAAGCAGGTGGGCAGGAAGCTGAGAGTCAGTGGGAAGACAGAGAAGAAGCTGGATGATGGGGAAGGCTCCTACTCTTACAGATGCCAAGAGTTCAGACAAGAGTTTGATCTGCCTGAAAAGGTGAATCCTGAGACAGTCACCTGCTCCCTGGCTCATGACGGGAAACTCCACATTCAGGCACCAAAGAATACATTATCTGGCGAGGAGGAGGTGGCAGAGAGAGTGGTGCCCATCAACTGTAGCCTGGATGTGAAAACCCCACAATTCCTGTCAAAGACAGAGGGAAGCATCACCGACACACAGAAGAAACAAGAGAACACCATTTCAAAGGAGGACTGA
- the LOC121840181 gene encoding heat shock protein 30 gives MLCSRGFQSSLSPLMDFYWPVRSLWPEVRPLLSQRDLLQRNLLEVKSSLELMAKLQQQIFEELDNVPSSLTIQPVSYKHDKDGEGFALTLDTKDFSPEELSVKQVGRKLRVSGKTEKKLDDGEGSYSYRCQEFRQEFDLPEKVNPETVTCSLAHDGKLHIQAPKNTLSGEEEVAERVVPINCSLDVKTPQFLSKTEGSITDTQKKQENTISKED, from the coding sequence ATGCTGTGTTCCCGAGGATTCCAGTCTTCCCTCAGCCCATTGATGGACTTCTACTGGCCTGTGCGCAGTCTATGGCCAGAGGTCCGACCTCTTCTCAGCCAGCGGGATCTACTGCAGAGAAACCTGCTAGAAGTCAAGAGCAGTCTGGAGCTGATGGCAAAACTCCAGCAGCAGATCTTTGAAGAGTTGGACAATGTTCCATCCTCTTTGACCATCCAACCAGTCTCCTACAAGCATGATAAAGATGGAGAGGGCTTTGCCCTGACACTGGACACTAAAGACTTTTCCCCAGAGGAGCTGTCTGTCAAGCAGGTGGGCAGGAAGCTGAGAGTCAGTGGGAAGACAGAGAAGAAGCTGGATGATGGGGAAGGCTCCTACTCTTACAGATGCCAAGAGTTCAGACAAGAGTTTGATCTGCCTGAAAAGGTGAATCCTGAGACAGTCACCTGCTCCCTGGCTCATGACGGGAAACTCCACATTCAGGCACCAAAGAATACATTATCTGGCGAGGAGGAGGTGGCAGAGAGAGTGGTGCCCATCAACTGTAGCCTGGATGTGAAAACCCCACAATTCCTGTCAAAGACAGAGGG